CCGCGGCGGGCGGCAGCTCCGCGCCCTCGAGCTTCCCCTTGGGCCAGGACCAGTCCCGGTAGCGGGGCCGGTGCACCAGCAGCAGGCGCAGGCCGCCGTCGGGCGCGCGGTACCAGCACAGGGCACCGGCGGCCCGCACGAGGGGGAGCGGCTGCTGGGGCGCGGCGTCGTGGTCGTCCCGGTGGTCGTGCCCCTGGGCGCCGTGGGCGCCGTGGGCGCTCTGGGCCGCCCGGCCGGGCGGCCGGGAGTGCTGCGCGGCGGACGGCACCGCCGACGGGGTGTTCTCGCGTCGCTCGGGCTGCTCGGGTTCGGCGGCCGCGGCGGCTGAGGGGGCCACGACGGCCCCCTCAGCGCCGGCGGGCGCGGCGGTTGGAGCGCGCGGCGATGAGGAACTCCTGCAGGTCGAGCAGGCGCTCGCCCTCGGAGTCGACCGACGCGCGGTCCCAGGTGCCCTCCGGCCCCAGGTGCCAGCTGGCGGTGCCGGCGTCCGCGGACAGGTCGACCAGGTCCACCAGGGCCCGCTGGTGCTCGACGTCGCGGATGCGCACCAGGGCCTCCACCCGGCGGTCGAGGTTGCGGTGCATCATGTCGGCGCTGCCGATGTACACCTCGGCGTCCCCGCCGGCCTCGAAGGCGAAGACCCGGCTGTGCTCGAGGAAGCGCCCGAGGACGGAGCGCACGCGGATCGTCTCGGACAGCCCCGGTACGCCCGGGCGCAGCGCGCAGATCCCGCGGACGACGACGTCGACCGGGACCCCGGCCTGCGACGCGCGGTACAGCGCGTCGATGATCGCCTCGTCGACCATCGAGTTGACCTTGATGCGGATGTGGGCCGGGCGCCCGGCGCGGTGGTGCTCGGCCTCCCGCTCGATGCGCTGGACCAGCCCCCGGCGCAGCGAGCGCGGCGCCACGAGCAGGCGCGAGTACCGCGTGCGCGGCGCGTAGCCCGACAGCTGGTTGAACAGCTTGGTCAGGTCCTCGCCGACCTCGTCGTCGCAGGTGAGCAGACCGAGGTCCTCGTAGAGGCGGGCCGTCTTCGGGTTGTAGTTGCCGGTGCCGACATGGCAGTAGCGGCGCAGCCGGTCGCCCTCCTGGCGCACGACCAGGCAGAGCTTGGAGTGCGTCTTCAGCCCGACGATGCCGTACACCACGTGCACGCCGGCCTGCTCGAGCTTGCGGGCCCAGGTGATGTTGTTCTGCTCGTCGAAGCGGGCCTTGATCTCCACCAGGGCCAGCACCTGCTTGCCCGCGTCGGCGGCGTCGATGAGCGCGTCGACGATGGGCGAGTCGCCCGAGGTGCGGTACAGCGTCTGCTTGATCGCCAGGACCTTCGGGTCCGCGGCCGCCTGCTCGAGGAACGCCTGCACCGACGTCGAGAACGAGTCGTACGGGTGGTGCAGCAGCACGTCGCGGGCGCGCACAGCGGCGAAGATGCTCCGCGGCTGGCTCGACTCGCGCCCGTCGGTGAGGTGCCGGTGGGTCTTGGGCACGAAGGTCGGGTAGCTGAGCTCGTGCCGCTCCAGGTCGGCGACGGCGTTGAGGCCCCGCAGGTCCAGCGGACCGGGCAGGACGTACGTCTCCGACTCCTCCACGCCCAGCTCGCGCACCAGCAGCTCGCGGACGTGGTCGTCGGTCTCGGCGGTGATCTCCAGGCGGACCGGCGGGCCGAACCGGCGGCGCAGCAGCTCCTTCTCGAGGGCCTGCAGGAGGTTCTCGGCGTCGTCCTCCTCGACCTCCAGGTCCTCGTTGCGGGTGACCCGGAAGGTGTGGTGGGCCACCACGTCCATGCCCGGGAAGAGCTGGTCGAGGTGCTCGGAGATGACGGCCTCGAGCGGCACGAACCGCGCCGTCCGCCCGGAGGCGCTCTTGCCCTGCTCCACGCGCACCAGGCGGGGCAGCAGCGGCGGCACCTTGACGCGGGCGAAGTGCTCCTTCTCCGTGTTGGGGTTGCGCACCACCACGGCGAGGTTGAGCGAGAGGCCCGAGATGTACGGGAAGGGGTGCGCGGGGTCCACGGCCAGCGGCGTGAGCACCGGGAAGACGGAGTCGCGGAAGAACTCGTGCAGGCGGTCCTGCTCGGCGGGCTCCAGCTCGTCCCACGCGACGATCCGGATGCCCTCGGCCGCCAGCGCCGGCTGCACCTGCTCGGTGAACGTCCGCGCGTGGCGCTCCACGAGCTCGTGGGCCCGCTCGCTGACGGCGGCGAGCACCTCCCGCGGCTCCAGCCCGCTGGCCGCGGTGACCGCCAGACCGGCGGCGATGCGGCGCTTGAGGCCGGCCACCCGCACCATGAAGAACTCGTCGAGGTTGCTGGCGAAGATGGCCAGGAAGCGCGCCCGCTCGAGCAGCGGCACCGACGGGTCCTCGGCGAGCTCGAGCACCCGCTGGTTGAACGCCAGCCAGCTGAGCTCGCGGTCGCCGAAGCGGCCGGCCGGGAGCGGTGCGGGCTCCTCGGACTCCACGACCTCCTCGACGGCCCCCGTGCGCTCCTCGACCTCGTCGTCCTCGGCAGCGAGGTGCTCGGTGAGCGCCTCCTCCAGGTCGGCGGCCGCTCCTGCCGCCGGATGGGGCTCCGCGCCGTCGCTCACCGCCGCTGCTCCGGGTGAGGGCGCGAGCCCGTTCGCGGGCTGCTCGCTCGTCGTGCTCGCCATCCCACCATCCTCTCAGCCCACCCCCGGCGCCGCGGCGCCCCGCCGGTACAGCACGTCTGACGTGTCGAGCTCGAAGCCGAGGCGCTCGTACAGCCGCAGCGCCGCCGCGTTGTCGGCCTCCACGTACAGCTCCGCGGAGGCGCAGCCGGCGGTGTCGAGGTGGTGCAGCCCCGCCAGCACCACCGCCGTGCCGAGGCCGCGGCCCTGGGCCGCGGGGTCCACGGCCACCACGTAGACCTCGCCCGCCCGGTGGCCGGCGGACCCCTCCACCTTGGTCCAGTGCGAGGCGAGCAGGCGGCCCCGCTGCGCGTCGACGGCCAGCAGCAGCCCGGCCGGGTCGAACCAGGGCTCCGCCTGGCGCGCGGCGAGGTCGGCGGCGGTCCAGCGGCCCTGCTCGGGGTGGCTGGCGAAGGCGCGGGCGTTGAGGTCCAGCCACGCCTGTTCGTCACGTCCTACCTCGAAGGCGCGCAGGGCGACGTCGTCCGGCAGCTCCAGCGGCGGCAGCGGGGCGTCCGGCCCCAGCGGGCGGCGCCGGTGCTGCAGCTCGCGCACCGGTCCGTAGCCCCGGCGCCGGGCCAGGGCCGCGGCCGCCGCGGACCCGCCGTGCGCCCACACCACCAGCTCTGACGGCTCTGACGGCCCTGACCCGTCGGCGAGCAGCTCGAGCTGCTCGGCGAGCAGCGAGCCCAGCCCCCTGCGTCGCGCCGCCGGGTCCACCAGCAGCTCCGCTGCGCCCTCGAGCGGCAGCTGGGCGTAGCCGACGACGACGAGCGGGGCGTCCGGCCCGGCGCCGCTGCCCGCCGGACCGTCCGCCGGCCCGGCGGAGACGAGCAGCGCGTGCTGCGCCGCCGGCGCCGGCTCGCGCAGCGCCAGCAGCGACGCCTCGGACAGCGGGTGGCCGCCGTCGACCGCGGCGGCGCGCTCCACGAGGGCCTCCACGGCGGCGGCCTCGCCGGCGGACAGGGAGGGCAGCGCACGGATGGGGAGTGCGCCGGGGGGCAGGGCCCCGGCGGCGCGGGCGGCGTCGGGCACCCCCGCAGGCTAGGGGCCGGCCGCGCGGGCGGCTCGCGGTGGCGGCCCGCCCGTCGGCCTCGGGAGCCGCGGGCGCTCAGCGCTCGGCGACGGCCCCGTCGTCGTCGGTGACCTCGGAGCCGGGGCGCAGGTCGAGCTCGCGCCGCTCGCGGGTCGCGGGCACGAAGCGGTAGCCGACGTTGCGCACGGTGCCGATGAGCTGCTCGTGCTCGGGTCCGAGCTTGGCGCGCAGGCGCCTCACGTGGACGTCCACCGTGCGCGTGCCGCCGAAGTAGTCGTAGCCCCAGACCTCCTGCAGCAGCTGAGCGCGGCTGAACACGCGGCCCGGGTGCTGCGCCAGGTACTTGAGGAGCTCGAACTCCTTGTAGGTGAGGTCCAGCGAGCGCCCGCGCACCTTCGCGGTGTACGTCGACTCGTCGATGACCACGTCGCCGGCGCGGATCTCCTCGGGGGCGTCGTCACCCGCCTCCGCGAGCGCGGCGCGCCCCACGGCCAGGCGGAGCCGCGCCTCGAACTCGGCCGGGCCGGCGGTGTCGAGCAGCACGTCGTCGGCGCCCCAGTCGGCGGCGACGGCGGCCAGCCCGCCCTCGGTGAGCACGAGGAACAGCGGGCAGCTCACGCCGGTGGTGCGCAGCAGCCGCGCGAGCGACCGCGCCGCCACGAGCTCCCGGCGGGCGTCGACCAGCACGGCGTCAGCCGGTGGGGCGTCGACGAGGGCGGCGGGCTCGGCGGGGAGCACCCGCACCGAGTGGGCGAGCAGGCCGAGGGCGGGCAGCACCTCGGCAGATGGGGCGAGCGCGTTCGTCAGCAGCAGGAGCTGGGCCACGGCGTCCTCCGGGTCCGGGACGGGTCCCACCGCCGCGATCAACCGTCGCGCCGGTGCGACGTCGCTACGACGAGGTGAACGATAGGTGACGGGAGCCTCTCGCCGCCACGGTCCGGCGCATGTCACCCTCGGTGGGACGATCCGGGGGTGACACCCCCGCGGCGAGCCACACCGTCCGCCCGCTCGGCGCTCGTCGCCGCGGGCCTGGCCGGCCTGCTGGCGCTCGCCGGCCTGGCGGGGACCGTCCCGGCCGCGGGTGCGGCGGTGCTCGTGGTGGTGGCCCTGGCCCTGGGCTGGCCCGGGCTGCTCCTGCTGCCCAGCCCCCGCGGCAGCGCAGCGGTGGTGGGCGCCACCGGCGTGCTCGCCGTGGTCGCCACCACCGCCACCGCGCTGCTGGACGACGGCCACGAGCCCCTGCGCCCGCTGCCCGCCGTGCTGGCCGTCGCCGTCCTGGGAGCCTTCGCCCACCAGATGCTGCGCCGCGACCTGCGCCCCCGCGTGGTCGACGGGCTGGGCGGGGCGGTCACCGGGCTGCTCCTCGCCGGGCTGGCGAGCGGCTGGGTGGCCGCCGCCGCGGACGCGGCGTCGTCGGTGGCGGTCACGAGCGCGGCGGCGGCCGCGGTCGCCGCCGCGGCTCTGGCGGCGGCGCTGCCCGTCCCGCGGCCCCCGGGGGTGCTCGCCTCGGTGGTCGCCGGGGCCGCCGCGGGCGCGGGGGGAGCGGTGCTGGCGGGGGCGGCCGCCGGGCCCGGTGCGGCGCTGGGCGCCGCCCTGGGGGCGGTGGTGGCGCTGGTGGTGCTGGTCCTGGCGCCGCTGGCGCCCGCCTCGCGGGCCCTGCCCTCCCTCGGTCGCGCTGCGGCCCCGGTGGCCGCCGCCGGGGCCGTGGTGGGCCTGCTCGGTCCCGTGCTGCTGGGCTGACGGCCGCCCGCGCTGGCCCTGCTGCCGTGCTGCCCGTCCGGGGGACGCGCCCGGAGCGGCGGCTGGTGCTCCCGGCGTGTCGCCGGGCTCGCGGACCACGCGTCTGCCACCGTCGAGGCGTGGACGTCCTGCCTCTCCTCCTGCTGGTGCTGGCGGCCTTCATCCTGGTCCGGCTCCTGCAGATGGCCCTCGACCCCTCGGCGCGCCAGAACGCGGCACCCGCGCGCTCCGCGGCGACCGTCCCACCGAGGACCACCGGGCGGTAGCGTCCGCGGGTGGCCCCCAGCACCGCCAGCGACCCCTCCGGCCCCGTGCCCGCCGAGCCCGCGCAGCTGCCCGACGGCGTGGTCGTGGAGCACGCCGGGCCGGCCCACCCGCGCGCCGCGCAGGTGCTGACCCCCTCGGCGCTCTCGCTGCTCGCCGAGCTCCACCGCCGCCACGACGGCCGCCGCCGCGCCCTGCTCTCCGCGCGGGAGGACCTGCGCCGCGCCGCCTCGGCCGCCGGCTCCCTGGCGCTCGACCCCCGCACCGCGTCCGTGCGCGAGGGTGTCTGGCGGCTCCCGCCCGCACCTGCTGACCTCGCCGACCGCCGCGTGGAGATCACCGGCCCGGCCGAGCCGCGCATGGCGTTCAACGCCCTCACCTCCGGGGCGCTGGTGTGGATGGCCGACCTGGAGGACTCCTCCACCCCGCACTGGCGCAACGTGGTCGGCTCCCAGGTGGTGCTGCGCGACGTGGTCCGCCGGACCCTGTCGGGCACCACCGGCGACGGCACCCCCTGGGCCCTGCCCGAGCAGGGCCGCCTCGCCACCCTGGTGGTCCGCCCGCGCGGCTGGCACATGGACGAGGCGCACGTCCTCGTGGACGGGGAGCCCGTCTCGGGCTCCCTGCTCGACGCGGCGCTCTTCCTGGACGGCAACGCCGCCGAGCTCATCGCCCGCGGCTCCGGTCCCTACCTGTACCTGCCCAAGCTCGAGCACGCCTCGGAGGCGGCGCTGTGGCACGACGTCCTCGCCGACGCCGAGGCGCACCTGGGTCTGCCCGAGGGCACCGTGCGCGTGACGGTGCTCATCGAGACGATCACGGCCGCCTTCGAGATGGAGGAGGTGCTGCACGCGCTCGCGCCCCACGCCACGGGCCTCAACGCCGGCCGCTGGGACTACCTGTTCAGCACCATCAAGACGTTCCGAGACGCGGGTCCCGGCTTCGTGCTGCCCGACAGGTCGGCCCTCACCATGACCACCCCGTTCATGCGCGCCTACGCGCGGGCCCTGGTCCGCACCTGCCACCGCCGCGGTGCGCACGCCATCGGCGGCATGGCGGCGGCCGTGCCGAGCCGCAAGGACGCCGAGGCCGCTGCCCGGGCGCTGGCCGCCGTCGCCGCCGACAAGGAGCGCGAGGCCGGTGACGGCTTCGACGGCTCGTGGGTGGCCCACCCGGACCTCGTGGCGACCGGTCGCGCGGCCTTCGACGCGGTGCTCGGCGAGGCGCCGGACCAGCTGGCCGCCCACGCCGACGAGCGCCCGCAGGTCAGCGCGGAGCTGCTCCTGGACCTGCCGGACGCGGCCGGCCGGGTGACCTCTGCGGGCCTGGCCACCAACGTGTCGGTGGGCGTGCGCTACCTGGCCGCCTGGCTGGACGGCCGGGGCGCCGTCGCCATCGACGGCCTCATGGAGGACGCCGCGACGGCGGAGATCAGCCGGTCGCAGGTGTGGCAGTGGGTGCGCGCGGGCGCGGTCACCGAGGACGGCGCCCCCGTCACCGCCGACCGCGTCCGCGACGAGCTCGCCGCCGTCGTCGACGGGCTGGTCGCCGCCGCTGGCGACGACGCCGCGGGCGCGGCGCGCGCCCGTGAGGCGGGAGCGCTCTTCGAGCGCGTGGCCCTTGCCGAGGACTTCCCGCCCTTCCTCACCACCGCCGCGGACGTCGGCCCGTGACGTCCGCGGCCGTGACGAGGCCGACGAGGACGGCTGCGGCGGGAAGCAGCGGGCCGCGCGCAGCGCTGCACACGGCGTGAGCAGCACCCGACGCAGCCCCCTGCTGGACCGCCCCGGAGCCGTCGAGGGCGGCGCTGAGCGCGGCGGTGTCGACGCGGGCGTCGCCTGGCACTACGGAGACCCCGTGCGCGAGCAGCGGCTGCTCGAGCAGGGGCTCGCCGTCGTCGACCTGTCCCACCGCAGCGTGGTGAGGGTCTCCGGCCCGGACCGGCTCCGCTGGCTCGACTCCCTCACCTCCCAGCGCCTCACGGACCTGCCGCCGCGGACCTCGGTGGAGTCGCTGCTCCTCAGCCCGGAGGGCCGCGTCGAGCACGCGCTCCACGTCGTCGACGACGGCGAGGCCACCTGGCTGGTGCTCGAGCCGGGCGAGGGCGCCCCGGCCGCGGCGTGGCTCGACTCGATGCGCTTCATGCTGCGCGTGGAGGTCGTCGACGTCACCGACGACTGGGCCGTGCTCGGAGAGCCCGTGGGCCGCGAGTCGCTGCCGGGGGAGCCGCTGGCGTGGGTGGACCCGTGGCCCCGCACGTCGCCGTCGTCCACCCGCTACGGCCCCGCCGACGACGAGCACCCCGGCGCCGACCGCCCCTGGCGCGAGGTGCTCGTGCCGCGCGCCGAGCTCGTGGCGGCCGTCGGCGACCGGCCGCTGGCCGGCACGTGGGCCTCCGAGGCGCTGCGCGTGGCCGCGTGGCGACCGCGCCTGGGGGCGGAGACCGACGAGCGGACCATCCCGCACGAGGTCGACTGGCTGCGCACGGGCGTGCACCTGTCGAAGGGCTGCTACCGGGGCCAGGAGACGGTGGCGAAGGTGCACAACCTGGGGCGCCCGCCGCGCCGCCTGGTGGCGCTGCACCTCGACGGTTCCGGGGCCGCGCTGCCCGCGCCCGGGGCGGAGGTGGTGGACGTCGACCGCGGCCGCGCCGTCGGGCACCTCACGAGCGCCGTGCGGCACCACGAGCTGGGGCCCGTCGCCCTGGCGCTGGTGAAGCGCAGCACCCCGGTGGACGCGCGCCTCGTGGTGGACGGCGTGGCGGCGGCGCAGGAGGTCGTCGTCGACCCCGACACCGCACCGGCCCACGCGCGGCCGCAGCTGGCGACCCCGCGGCGCCCGCTCGCCTGAAGCCCGGCGGCCCCGCAGGGGTTCAGGCGGTGGGGGAGAGCCGCTCCGCCGAGGTCCGCGGAGCCGGAAGGGCCAGCGCGCGGGGGGCGTCCTCGTGGCGTGCGGCCACGGCCAGCGCCAGCACGGGCACCGACGGGCGAGGCCCCTGGGTCGCGCGGGCCTCGGAGGGTCCCTGCGCGCGGGAGACGACAGCACCCACCGCGAGGCTCACCGCGACCGACCCCAGCGCCCACGCGCCAGCCACCACCAGGACGTCCACGCCCGCCACCCCGCTCTCCGGCTCCGACCACGACTTCTCGCTGAGAGTAAGCAGTCGTTGACGCAGAGTGCGGGAGGCGGTGTGCGTGCCCACCGACGTGTCGCAGATCGCACTCCCGCTCGCCGCGCCGCGACCTCCTGCGGGCGGCGCGAGCGCGCGCCGCCGGTAGTCTCGCCGAGTGAGCACCGAGGCCTTGGAGATCTTCTACCTGTGCCTGCTCGTCCTGAGCAGCATCGTGATCATCTGGTTCTCCTTCTACGTCGTCTTCAGGCTCTTCAAGGGCCAGCGCTGAGGAGCCCCACCGTGCCTCTGGAGATCGACGGCTCCCTGCCCGCGTCCCTGGTCCCCCTGCAGTGGCTCGTCGGCCGCTGGGCGGGCGCCGGGGTCATCGCCACCCCCGAGACGGGCGAGGCCCAGGTGGGCCAGGAGGTCGACGTCGTCGCTGACGAGCGCGGCTTCCTCTCGTGGACGTCCCGCGTGTGGCGCCTCGACGCCGAGGGACGGCGCACCGACCCCCTCGACACCGAGACCGGCTACTGGCGCACGTCCGCGGAGCAGTCCTCCCCCGGGAAGCCCGGGGTCGACGTCGAGCTGCTGCTGGCCCACCCCACCGGCGTGGTGGAGGTGCTCGTCGGTCGCGTGCTCGGCACGCGCGTCGAGATGGTCACGGACGCGGTGGTCCGCACGTCCGGCGCTAGCGACTACACCGCCGGCAAGCGCACCTTCGGGCAGGTCGAGGGAGACCTGCTGTGGGTGCTCGACGTCGCCAGCTCCACCGAGCAGCTGCACCCGCGCCTGTCAGCGCGGCTGCGCCGCGTCGACTGACAGCGGCGCAGCCGGGCGTCAGGACGCCAGCCGGGGGAGCTCCACCACCACGCGCGGGTCGTGCAGGGGCGCACCGCCGGGGGCGAGCGCCGCAGCGCCCGGCACCAGCCGGACGGGACTCGTGAGGAGCCGGGCCCACCCGACCCCCGTCCAGACGTGCGTCGCCTCCGCCGTCCACGCGCCGCACGAGACGGCGACCCGCTCGGGGTCGGGGAGGGCGGGGTCGAGGAACAGGTCACCCGGTTCGGCTCCGGGGCCGCGCTGCCACGGTGTCATCCCGGAATGGTGGGGTCCCGACCGCTCTGCGGCGAGAGGACACGCGGCGCGT
This portion of the Quadrisphaera setariae genome encodes:
- a CDS encoding RNA degradosome polyphosphate kinase, with the protein product MASTTSEQPANGLAPSPGAAAVSDGAEPHPAAGAAADLEEALTEHLAAEDDEVEERTGAVEEVVESEEPAPLPAGRFGDRELSWLAFNQRVLELAEDPSVPLLERARFLAIFASNLDEFFMVRVAGLKRRIAAGLAVTAASGLEPREVLAAVSERAHELVERHARTFTEQVQPALAAEGIRIVAWDELEPAEQDRLHEFFRDSVFPVLTPLAVDPAHPFPYISGLSLNLAVVVRNPNTEKEHFARVKVPPLLPRLVRVEQGKSASGRTARFVPLEAVISEHLDQLFPGMDVVAHHTFRVTRNEDLEVEEDDAENLLQALEKELLRRRFGPPVRLEITAETDDHVRELLVRELGVEESETYVLPGPLDLRGLNAVADLERHELSYPTFVPKTHRHLTDGRESSQPRSIFAAVRARDVLLHHPYDSFSTSVQAFLEQAAADPKVLAIKQTLYRTSGDSPIVDALIDAADAGKQVLALVEIKARFDEQNNITWARKLEQAGVHVVYGIVGLKTHSKLCLVVRQEGDRLRRYCHVGTGNYNPKTARLYEDLGLLTCDDEVGEDLTKLFNQLSGYAPRTRYSRLLVAPRSLRRGLVQRIEREAEHHRAGRPAHIRIKVNSMVDEAIIDALYRASQAGVPVDVVVRGICALRPGVPGLSETIRVRSVLGRFLEHSRVFAFEAGGDAEVYIGSADMMHRNLDRRVEALVRIRDVEHQRALVDLVDLSADAGTASWHLGPEGTWDRASVDSEGERLLDLQEFLIAARSNRRARRR
- the mshD gene encoding mycothiol synthase, with amino-acid sequence MPDAARAAGALPPGALPIRALPSLSAGEAAAVEALVERAAAVDGGHPLSEASLLALREPAPAAQHALLVSAGPADGPAGSGAGPDAPLVVVGYAQLPLEGAAELLVDPAARRRGLGSLLAEQLELLADGSGPSEPSELVVWAHGGSAAAAALARRRGYGPVRELQHRRRPLGPDAPLPPLELPDDVALRAFEVGRDEQAWLDLNARAFASHPEQGRWTAADLAARQAEPWFDPAGLLLAVDAQRGRLLASHWTKVEGSAGHRAGEVYVVAVDPAAQGRGLGTAVVLAGLHHLDTAGCASAELYVEADNAAALRLYERLGFELDTSDVLYRRGAAAPGVG
- a CDS encoding winged helix-turn-helix transcriptional regulator — translated: MAQLLLLTNALAPSAEVLPALGLLAHSVRVLPAEPAALVDAPPADAVLVDARRELVAARSLARLLRTTGVSCPLFLVLTEGGLAAVAADWGADDVLLDTAGPAEFEARLRLAVGRAALAEAGDDAPEEIRAGDVVIDESTYTAKVRGRSLDLTYKEFELLKYLAQHPGRVFSRAQLLQEVWGYDYFGGTRTVDVHVRRLRAKLGPEHEQLIGTVRNVGYRFVPATRERRELDLRPGSEVTDDDGAVAER
- the aceB gene encoding malate synthase A; translation: MAPSTASDPSGPVPAEPAQLPDGVVVEHAGPAHPRAAQVLTPSALSLLAELHRRHDGRRRALLSAREDLRRAASAAGSLALDPRTASVREGVWRLPPAPADLADRRVEITGPAEPRMAFNALTSGALVWMADLEDSSTPHWRNVVGSQVVLRDVVRRTLSGTTGDGTPWALPEQGRLATLVVRPRGWHMDEAHVLVDGEPVSGSLLDAALFLDGNAAELIARGSGPYLYLPKLEHASEAALWHDVLADAEAHLGLPEGTVRVTVLIETITAAFEMEEVLHALAPHATGLNAGRWDYLFSTIKTFRDAGPGFVLPDRSALTMTTPFMRAYARALVRTCHRRGAHAIGGMAAAVPSRKDAEAAARALAAVAADKEREAGDGFDGSWVAHPDLVATGRAAFDAVLGEAPDQLAAHADERPQVSAELLLDLPDAAGRVTSAGLATNVSVGVRYLAAWLDGRGAVAIDGLMEDAATAEISRSQVWQWVRAGAVTEDGAPVTADRVRDELAAVVDGLVAAAGDDAAGAARAREAGALFERVALAEDFPPFLTTAADVGP
- the ygfZ gene encoding CAF17-like 4Fe-4S cluster assembly/insertion protein YgfZ; amino-acid sequence: MSSTRRSPLLDRPGAVEGGAERGGVDAGVAWHYGDPVREQRLLEQGLAVVDLSHRSVVRVSGPDRLRWLDSLTSQRLTDLPPRTSVESLLLSPEGRVEHALHVVDDGEATWLVLEPGEGAPAAAWLDSMRFMLRVEVVDVTDDWAVLGEPVGRESLPGEPLAWVDPWPRTSPSSTRYGPADDEHPGADRPWREVLVPRAELVAAVGDRPLAGTWASEALRVAAWRPRLGAETDERTIPHEVDWLRTGVHLSKGCYRGQETVAKVHNLGRPPRRLVALHLDGSGAALPAPGAEVVDVDRGRAVGHLTSAVRHHELGPVALALVKRSTPVDARLVVDGVAAAQEVVVDPDTAPAHARPQLATPRRPLA
- a CDS encoding FABP family protein; amino-acid sequence: MPLEIDGSLPASLVPLQWLVGRWAGAGVIATPETGEAQVGQEVDVVADERGFLSWTSRVWRLDAEGRRTDPLDTETGYWRTSAEQSSPGKPGVDVELLLAHPTGVVEVLVGRVLGTRVEMVTDAVVRTSGASDYTAGKRTFGQVEGDLLWVLDVASSTEQLHPRLSARLRRVD